The Glycine soja cultivar W05 chromosome 3, ASM419377v2, whole genome shotgun sequence genome window below encodes:
- the LOC114406079 gene encoding protein trichome birefringence-like 35: MQRWKWNRKKPPIFPLLVLILLFFIAFSTLQSEHTIQRIHENPDHVHNHQEVSSATFVKPNLSGHLKQAPEVLDRFSRCNSTVEYSGRKIAWLGDSRHSGHWSARPESCDVFSGKWVFDNVSHPLYNESDCPYMSDQLACHKHGRSDLGYQYWRWQPHNCNLKRWNVKEMWEKLRGKRLMFVGDSLNRGQWISMVCLLQSVIPADKRSMSPNAHLTIFRAEEYNATVEFLWAPLLAESNSDDPVNHRLDERIIRPDTVLRHASLWENADILVFNTYLWWRQGPVKLLWTHEENGACEELDGHGAMELAMGAWADWVSSKVDPLKKRVFFVTMSPTHLWSREWKPGSEGNCYGEKDPIDNEGYWGSGSDLPTMSTVEKILSNLSSKVSVINITQLSEYRKDGHPSIFRKFWEPLRPEQLSNPPSYSDCIHWCLPGVPDVWNELLFHFL; the protein is encoded by the exons ATGCAGAGGTGGAAGTGGAACAGAAAGAAACCCCCCATTTTCCCTTTGCTTGtgcttattttattgtttttcataGCCTTCTCAACCCTCCAGAGTGAACACACCATACAACGAATCCATGAAAATCCAGATCATGTTCACAACCACCAAGAAGTTTCTTCAGCCACCTTTGTCAAACCAAACCTCTCTGGTCACCTAAAGCAAGCACCAG AGGTTTTGGATAGATTCAGTAGATGCAACTCCACTGTGGAGTATAGTGGCCGGAAAATTGCTTGGCTCGGCGATTCTCGGCATTCCGGTCACTGGAGTGCGAGGCCGGAGAGTTGTGATGTTTTTTCAGGCAAATGGGTGTTTGATAATGTTTCACATCCACTTTACAATGAGTCAGATTGCCCTTACATGTCTGACCAATTGGCCTGTCACAAGCATGGGAGGTCTGATTTGGGGTACCAGTATTGGAGATGGCAGCCACATAACTGCAATTTGAAGAG GTGGAACGTGAAAGAAATGTGGGAGAAGTTGAGAGGTAAAAGGCTAATGTTTGTTGGAGATTCACTAAATAGAGGGCAATGGATATCTATGGTATGTTTGTTACAATCAGTAATTCCTGCTGATAAGAGATCAATGTCACCAAATGCCCATCTCACCATTTTCAGAGCAGAG GAGTACAATGCGACTGTGGAATTTCTCTGGGCTCCTCTTCTTGCTGAATCTAATTCTGATGATCCAGTAAATCACAGACTAGATGAACGGATAATTCGTCCTGATACGGTTCTTAGACATGCATCACTGTGGGAAAATGCTGATATACTAGTTTTTAATACATACTTGTGGTGGAGACAAGGCCCAGTCAAGCTATT ATGGACTcatgaagaaaatggagcttGTGAAGAATTGGATGGGCATGGAGCCATGGAGTTAGCCATGGGAGCCTGGGCAGATTGGGTATCTTCTAAAGTCGATCCCCTTAAGAAGCGTGTCTTTTTTGTGACCATGTCACCTACTCATCTCTG GAGTCGAGAGTGGAAACCAGGAAGCGAGGGAAACTGTTATGGGGAGAAGGACCCCATTGACAATGAGGGCTACTGGGGAAGTGGCTCAGATTTGCCCACAATGAGCACTGTGGAGAAGATCCTAAGCAATTTGAGCTCAAAAGTTTCTGTCATCAACATTACTCAACTATCAGAGTATAGAAAGGATGGTCATCCTTCCATTTTTCGCAAATTTTGGGAGCCCCTTCGCCCGGAACAATTGTCAAATCCCCCATCTTACTCTGATTGCATACATTGGTGCTTGCCTGGGGTACCTGATGTGTGGAATGAGTTACTATTCCATTTTTTGTAG